The Anaeromyxobacter diazotrophicus nucleotide sequence TCTTCCCGTCCACCCGCACCGCCTCGCGCGCCTTCTGCTCCGCCTGCTTGCCGACCTCGTCCTGCGCGCCGCGCGCCGCGCGGTCCTTGACCTTGTCGAGGAAGCCGCCGAACTGCGCCTCCGCCGGCGTCGCCATCCCGAGCGCGGCGAGGCACGCCACCACCACTCTCCGTGACATACGGAACCCCCCGTTCGCCAGGAGTGTAGGCCGGAGCGGCCGGGCGTGACGCGGCGCCTGGCGGGGAGCGACCTTCGGGCGCTAGCCGCCGCCCGGCCCGGGACGCCCCGCCCCGGCGGCAGCGACGGCGCGCCGCACCTCGATGGACTCGCCCACCGCCAGCACCCGCACCCGCTCCGCCGCGAGCCCGAGCCGCGCCCGCTCCGCCTCGAGGCGCCGCGGCGGCTCGTCGAGCGGCTCGTCCGAGAGCTTGAACGTCCCCCAGTGCATCGCCACGAAGGTGGCGGCGCCGAGGTCGCCGAAGGCGCGGAGCGCCTCCTCCGGGTTCAGGTGCTGCGGAGACATGAACCAGGCGGGGTCGTAGGCGCCGATGGGGAGGAGCGCCGCGTCGATCCGGAACCGGCGGCCGATCTCGGCGAAGCCGTCGAACCAGCCGGTGTCGCCCGAATGGTAGACGGTCGCGGACGATCCCTTCACGACGAAGCCGCCCCACAGGGCGCGGTTCGTGTCCCCGAGGCTCCGGCGGCTCCAGTGCTGGGCCGGCACGAACGTCACCTCCACCGGACCGATCCGCGCCGTCTGCCACCAGCCGAGCTCGGCGCAGGCGAGGCCCGCCTTCTCGAGCAGCCTGCGCTGGCCGAGGCCGGCGTACACCACCGCCCCGACCCGCGTGAGCGTCGGCAGGTCGAGGTGGTCGTAGTGGCCGTGCGACACGAGGGCGGCGTCCACGTGCGGGAGCTGCTCCGGAGTGAGGCCCGGCGGCACGTTGCGCGGGACCGTCACGACCTTCTCGCCCAGCACCGGGTCGACGAGCAGCGACACCCCGTCGAGCTGGACCAGGAAGCTGGCGTGGCCGAGCCAGGTGATCCGCGCGCCCTCGCCCGGCGCGGGCGGGACCGCCAGGCGCGCCAGGTCCGGCGCGAGCGAGGGCACCGGGGCGCGATCGGGCGCGCTGCGCCGCTTCCCGGTGAGGCGATCCAGCACCGACCACTTCAGCACCGCCCCGAGCCCCTTCGGCCCGGAGCCGTCGAGGTTCACGAAGCGGCCCTCGGCGTCGCGCGGCTGCCGGAACGGCGCGGCGGCGACGGCGACCGCGAAGGCGAGGAGCGGCGTGAGCGCGACGAGGATGCGGTGCATCGGGGCCCCTTCGCTCGGACGCGCTAGATGGCGAGGAGCCGCTTCGTCACGTCGTAGAGCACCTCGCCGCGCTCCCAGGGCGCCACCGGCTCGCCCGGCAGCTCGAACCGCTCGAGCATCCGGTTGTAGCCGAGGGCCATGAGCGCCTTGAGGTTCACCGTGTCGTAGAGGTTGTACTCGGCGAGGCGGCGCAGCGCCTCGCGGTCGCCGGCGCGGTGCCGCCGCCACAGGCGCACCGCCTCCATCCCGTCCACGCCGGCGAGGTGGCCGGGGCGGCCGACGCCGGTCTCCTGCTCGAGGAGCTTGAGGCCCCCCTGGTGGCCGAGGCGGCCCCAGAGGTGGCGCAGGTCGACGTGGGCGCGGGGGGCGCGCCAGCCGGGGAAGGCGCGCTCCAGGATGGGGACGTCGAACGAGGCGCCGTTGAAGGTGACGAGCACCTTCCAGGCGCGGGTCGCGTCCGGGAAGTCGTCGAGGTCCTTGTCCCGCAGGAAGACGCGCGGGCCGTCGCGGTCGAGGACGCCCACCGCGGTGACGAGGTCGCCGCCGTCGGTCTCGATGTCGAGGAAGGCGGCGTCGGCCTCGAAGGTGCGGTAGAGGCGCCAGCGCTCGCGGGCCGGCATGAGCGCGGCGAGCGCGCCGACGTCGCCGCCTTCGAGCGCCGCCCGCGCCGCGGCGATCGCCTCGCGCACCCGGCCGTCGAGCCGCGCCGAGAGCGCCACCTCGGGGGCGGCCGGGAAGCCGTCCCAGCTGCGGACGCCGGCCGCCCAGAGCTGGCGCTCGCGGTAGGGGCCGATGCCGGGGGTGAGCTGGAAGGTCGAGAGGAGCACGGGGCGCACCATAGCTCGGCCCGGTGACGCGGCAGATCGGGGGGGGACGCGGGACGGCTTCGCGAAGGGCGAGATCGGCTCATGATCCGGTACCTCGCCGGTCCGGCGTCGGCGTCGCCCCCGCGGTCTGCGCGCCCTTGCCGCACGCCCCTGAAGTGCTTCCGCCAGCGGCGGTGGGTGGAGTGCTCCGGTCCGCATCATTCCGAAACTGGTCCATGTGCTCCCTGCCGAAGACCTGCTGAGCGTGCAGCGAATTGTGAGTGCGGCACACCAGTCTCAGGTTCTCGGCGGTGCTGCGCCCGCCGAGCGCCACAGGCCGGATGTGATCGAGCTCCAGCATCCAGGTGCTCTCACAGCGGCGGCCGCCCGCCGAACACCAGGCGCAGCGCCCACCGTCCCGCTTCCAGACCTCGCGGCGCACCGCGGCCGGGATGGGCTCGCGCTGGCCAGGGGTCGGAGGGGGTGCCTTCTCCGCCGGCGCGGGGCTCTTCCGCGCCCGCGAGGGCTCCACCGCCCCGCGGCGCTTGCCATGCTTCTCCAGCGCGCACTTCACCGCTTCCCGGAGAAGCGCGCCGAGGTCGCCGTTCCTGACCTTGTGGGCGAGGAGCGACTTCAGCTGGTCCAGGTCCTTCTTCAGCGCGGCGTCCACGGTGACCCGTAGCGAGTAGGTGTCGGCGTCGAGAGGTTCGAGCGTGGCGCGGCGCCCAGGAGCGGGCTGCGCAACGTGAAGCTGGGGCGGGCACGCCTGCGCCGCGGACGCCTCGGGCCTGGGGGCCTCCACGAACGTCGCCGCGGGCTGTAGGGCGGGGGCTCGTCCCCCGCCGCGGGCGAGCTCGACGCAGCCCGCCCCGAGCGGCCCCGAGAGCGCGGCCGGCGCCTGTTCCGACCTCGGCAGCCGCCGCAACCCCTCCCTCGGCGCCTGCCGCGGCTGCAGCGACGCGACGAGGTGCTCCGTCTCCGTCTTCGTCTTGTACGCGGCCCTCTGGACGAGCTCCTCCCAGTTCGTCTCCGTGAGCACGGGCCCGAGCGCCGCGGCCGTGGACAGGGAGAGGCGCCCGTCGCGCAGAGGTTCCGCGAGCCCGGGGAGCCGGCGCAGCACGCGCATGGCGGCGATGCGCCGGCCCGCCGCCCCCTCGCTGAGGTGAAGGGCGCGAACGCACCACTCCCAAAGTGACGGGTATCCGGCCTCGGCCCAGGCTCGCCGCTGGTCGAAGACGTCGAGGTGGAGGAGGAACTCGACCTGCGTGTGGCGCTCGTCCCTGGCTAGCGCGGCCAGGCGATGGGAGAGGGCGGCGGTATCGAGGGAAGCGGGCGCGGCGTCGGGCATGGAGACCTCTGGTGCGTGTTCGCTGACGGTAACACGCAGTCTTCGAGCCGCCGGGAAGGCCCCTGGCGGCCGCGTCCATGCGTCTTCGGGAGGTGGCCGCCGACTTCGCCTTCGGCTGCGCCGAGCGCCCCGCAGCCGCCAGGCACGGCGCGCTGGCGCGTGATTCTGAAGCGCCGTGAGCGCGCGAGCGCCCTTGGCTTCGAAGGCGGTCAAGCGCGAACCACACTCACCGTTGGGGCGTGCGCCACGGACGCACCGTGCTGCACCCTCAGCGAACCCCTGTAAGCCGCGCACGCGCCGCCGCCTCGAACGCGCGGCTCCGCCTCGCGTGCGCCGCCCGCCGGCCAGCGCCGCTCGGCGTCGCGCCACCGGCCGCCCACCTGCCGCGCCCCGTCGCTGCCGAGGCCGCCGGCCCGCCAAGACCGCCCGCGGCTGCGGGGCCGCATGCGCCCTCGAAGATTTGAGTCATGATGAGCCCTGGCCCTCT carries:
- a CDS encoding HNH endonuclease; the protein is MPDAAPASLDTAALSHRLAALARDERHTQVEFLLHLDVFDQRRAWAEAGYPSLWEWCVRALHLSEGAAGRRIAAMRVLRRLPGLAEPLRDGRLSLSTAAALGPVLTETNWEELVQRAAYKTKTETEHLVASLQPRQAPREGLRRLPRSEQAPAALSGPLGAGCVELARGGGRAPALQPAATFVEAPRPEASAAQACPPQLHVAQPAPGRRATLEPLDADTYSLRVTVDAALKKDLDQLKSLLAHKVRNGDLGALLREAVKCALEKHGKRRGAVEPSRARKSPAPAEKAPPPTPGQREPIPAAVRREVWKRDGGRCAWCSAGGRRCESTWMLELDHIRPVALGGRSTAENLRLVCRTHNSLHAQQVFGREHMDQFRNDADRSTPPTAAGGSTSGACGKGAQTAGATPTPDRRGTGS
- a CDS encoding ribonuclease H-like domain-containing protein; the protein is MLLSTFQLTPGIGPYRERQLWAAGVRSWDGFPAAPEVALSARLDGRVREAIAAARAALEGGDVGALAALMPARERWRLYRTFEADAAFLDIETDGGDLVTAVGVLDRDGPRVFLRDKDLDDFPDATRAWKVLVTFNGASFDVPILERAFPGWRAPRAHVDLRHLWGRLGHQGGLKLLEQETGVGRPGHLAGVDGMEAVRLWRRHRAGDREALRRLAEYNLYDTVNLKALMALGYNRMLERFELPGEPVAPWERGEVLYDVTKRLLAI
- a CDS encoding MBL fold metallo-hydrolase encodes the protein MHRILVALTPLLAFAVAVAAAPFRQPRDAEGRFVNLDGSGPKGLGAVLKWSVLDRLTGKRRSAPDRAPVPSLAPDLARLAVPPAPGEGARITWLGHASFLVQLDGVSLLVDPVLGEKVVTVPRNVPPGLTPEQLPHVDAALVSHGHYDHLDLPTLTRVGAVVYAGLGQRRLLEKAGLACAELGWWQTARIGPVEVTFVPAQHWSRRSLGDTNRALWGGFVVKGSSATVYHSGDTGWFDGFAEIGRRFRIDAALLPIGAYDPAWFMSPQHLNPEEALRAFGDLGAATFVAMHWGTFKLSDEPLDEPPRRLEAERARLGLAAERVRVLAVGESIEVRRAVAAAGAGRPGPGGG